The following nucleotide sequence is from Pungitius pungitius chromosome 6, fPunPun2.1, whole genome shotgun sequence.
TTCTGTTCCTCCAAACCGAAAGCAGAGCTTGTGCGCTTCGTGTCACGAGGGACTCACctggtgactcacctggtgaaTAAAAGGTTTCACTTCAGGATAGAATTCACTTTAGCCCTTATTTTGAGATCTAACAAAAGTAAAAGACTTGCATAACAAAATGTAGCTTAAACATCAGTGTAGTTGATATTGCATCATGTCCTCGTGCTATTTATTCCTCAACAGTCTGTCATTTAAAATTTctagatatacatatatatatgtatttttaacagGGAAGGTATAGACTACTTGACAGGATCAGCAGATTTAAAGCTGGCAACACACAAActatatgtatacatttatatgtattttttttacagtttctgTTCCTCCAAACCGAAAGAAGAGCTTGTGCGCTTCGTGTCACGAGGGACTCACCTGGTGACTCACCCGGTGACTCACCTGGTCAATAAAAAGCGAGCTGAGAAGCGTCCCGGCCATCAGCTGATCACCAGCATGCAGTCCGAGGTGAGCTCCGCTGGGTCCATCCTGACTTCCCCGGtagtgttggttttattgtaatgtgttttcagactgtttgtttaatgtttaaataattCTCTTTTTATATTCTCGCAGATGTCTGATAACGGGAGCATCGTTTTCTTAAACCTGGAGACCACTGGAATAAGTAACGTTAACTTTATTACGTTTTCCTCACATTGACACTATTTGATAACAATTGTTGTCAGAAGTTTGACCTTTTTATAATAGGTATCTTCAAAAAGTATTTCATATCATGCTCACATTTGATACATTAAATATTACTGGATTTTGAGCTTTGAGCGGCTTCTTTAGGCCATCGTGATAATGCTTTCATTTTCTGTCGCCATTCTTTATTCAAGGCAAGGCAAAGCAATgcaaatttatttttcatacacaaggctgacacaaagtgcttcacatcataacatgtcatacaatgaagtgaaataaaatgcaagaattaaaagacaattaaaaaacagcaaataaaatgataaacataaaaagaattaaaagtTACAGTTCAGAGTGAGAGATtcaaattgtttaattaaaagcaGAGGTTAAAAGGGCAATGTAGGTAAAATTTAGCAGAAGGCGAAGGTGAACATAAAAgttttcagtcttgttttaaacGTGGTCAGAGTTGGGGAAAGTCTTAAACCTTAAATCAGGAAGtttattccagctgtttgttgcatagtaactaaatgatgctttcccatgatttgtatttactctggAATTCACTAACAGATTGGTGTCAGAAGATCTTAGTGAGACAGCATCAAAACAATGGAAACTGTCTTTGTTCATCCTAAATTACTTTTCAATGAATCCTCTATTTGGCCTGGAGTCATCTCCCTGATGTAGTTTCAGTTTAAATTTTGTACTGCTTTCTGGCATCGGACCTCATCAAGTTCTTAACAAATTCAATTCCTGTTAGAGAGGAAGAGATTTGGCATTGAACCAATCTGACTGTGACATGGACATATGtgacatattacatatatataatataatatgtaatatgtcACAGCTGAACCACAgattgtattatattatatatatatgtcacataTGTCCATGTCACAGTCAGATTGGTTCAATGCCAAAATCTCTTCCTCTCTAACAGGAATTGAATTTGTTATATATTAAAGCGCTTTAATATATGCAGCTACTTTTCATTACATCTATAAAAAGCAACCGTACATGCGTTGTTatttatggaatgccgttttattcaaaattaaataaatgaataaatacataaataaatgaaatatgcatttgaaatacatcgtgaaataaataaatgaggcaataaatacataaatattaaatacatttaatcatttcatggtacttttatttcataattacATTTACTTCacttttgcacacggctctgttgtctgttctgaatgtgagagatagccacgccccctgatttgcatataagaacgtgaaatgaaatacagtgccattatgaaataatgtggcattatgaaataaaagtgcgattatgaaataaaaaaatgtgtaattatgaaataaaagtaccatgaaatgattaaatgcatttatttaattttgaatataACGGCAGACAACCACCGGGCCACACCTACTCGCCACAGTCAGGAGAACTCACGAAATCCCCAAAACGAGCAACTCTCTGAACAAAAAGACGTCTGTCTCATCCCTTTGAAAACACCCTTTACCAACTTTCTCGTTCCCCCGACCCTCTCGCAGAGAccaatgtgtgtgacatcatcCAGTTGTCGGCCGTCTGTGGAAAGAGAGTCTTCAACGCCTACATCCTGCCGACCTGGGAGATGCCGGAGGACGCCGAGCAGGTGACGGGCTTCACCGTCAGCGACGGTGCGCTGTTTCACAACGGCGTCCCCATGAGCACCGTCCCCCTCGCCGAGGCCCTCGCCTCCTTCCTCGACTTCCTGCGCTCCTTCGGGGGCCCcgtgcggctggcggcccacAACGCGAAGTGTTTCGATGCTCGCGTGCTCACCAGGGAGCTGCAGCGGCTCGAGCTGCTGCCGCAGTTTGAGCAGGTGGTGTCCGGCTTCGTGGACACCTTGCCGCTGGCCAGAAGGTTGAGACCTGGTCTGGGAAAAACGGGATACAACCTAAATAATCTGGTCCACCTCTTCTTGGAGAAGAGCTACGACGCTCAGAACGCGGAGGCGAAAGCCACGGTCCTGCAGGAGCTGTTCAACAACTGGGCCCCCAGCGCACAGGACGTCGATGCGTCCTGCGTCCTGCTGACTACTGACCTCGACTAatttcttttaaaaggaaacagCGACGAAATGTTCTCGGCATGAATAtatcaaatatttcatttggcGTGTCCCAACAGTTCTGTTCTCATGGTATACCCTCGGGTGGTTTATAAAAATTGGAATTTTAACAAAAATGGCAGGGGAATCAACTTTTAGTGATTTGGAGACACATAAATGCTTAGAACCAGAAACAGCTTTTTTGGCCTTTGAATTTTTACTCTGGTTTGGACACagatttttacaaataaaaacagtagcCCAGATGTAAGCATAAACAATACAACATGTAATATATtaagtacatacatacataaatatgtatacatatatatgatgGACAAAACTTAAACACcatgtacaacaacaacagtgaaaGATAATGTGGATACTGTGTACTTATTTGTTCAATCATGTCGTTATTACATTGTAAATTATAACATGTATTTCTGACTGTTACACTCACAAGTTGTGTTCTATGTCTTTTGAGTaaataatagtaaataaatCCAGCCACATCGTACTTTCGTATgattattttagcttttagatTCTTTTTATACGTTTATTTTTTGCAGCCAGTTTGAGAGATCACGCAGAAATAATACGTTTGTTCCCttacaagtgcatttcaaccataaggatacacaCTCAAAAGAACAATAAACACTCGACTACcattaatcgattattaaatATCAAACCATTATTCTCCAGAATCTCTCACCGGAAGTCACTTTTAAGATTCTGGCTTGTGGTGTTTCCATCTTTGTCCTGTAGGGGGCAGCAAAGCTCATCTTCTGTGTGCAtttcagagaagaagaatattATTCTCTGCGCATGCGCTAATCTGGAACCCCAATAACACTGTCGATATGTTACGAAAACACCACTTTAACTTGCTAAAGTTACACTACGCAGTTAGGAgctatgtgtttgttttcttaattCATCTTTTAACGAAGGGTTCAATTTGATTTCGCTCATTCTGTTCTTTAACGaggcttttgttttcatgtctGCAGTGTTCACCGACCGCATCATGTAGTTAAACGTGTTACTTCCAGAGTCTCTAATGTCTAAATGTGACTCTTATTTTACGAAACCTCTTCTTGGAAACGTTATTGAAACTGTAGCTGTGACGGGATGCAAGAATCGCTGGTTTTCTTTGACCTGGAGACAACTGGACTTGGTAAGTACTACTAAATCCTCTTTATatgattttattatactttagaATGAGTATAACTTTATGGTAATTGTATAAAGTGTCCCTGTTTCATTTCAAGTTCCCCGCATGAACACGGTTTAATTCATGATTCCCTATAAATTGATTGGAAGAGTGAAAAGACTTACCTGATTGGTTACCTTTGGTCCCAGATGTTTCCTATTGGAcaaagctttttatttaaatgagtctGTTTGACACCTTTATGCCCTTTTGTATCTCACTGTGCGCTACTATTGTGCCGGCTTGTTGGTTCGGTTTGATTCACCCTTTTTTGAAAGGCTTAAATGAACAAAAGTTTCCGAAGCCCAAAGGACCGTTTTAAAGATTCATTATAGCGGCGACGAGACCATTAAACCACGAGGCCGTATGCAGACTGGTACCAGTCAAAAGTCGGACTGGAACTTTACATTTAGCTACAATACAAGGATTAATTCTCCAGGCCGTAAAGCTCGTCCGAATCAGACATCCTCTCAATTGATTCTGCCGGAAATGTTTCATCTTGAACCCCACGAGTCATCGTATGAAACGCTCTCTGCCTCCCTGCGTTTCCTTCCCCAGGGCGGGATTGTGAGATCGTGCAGCTGGCGGCGGTGAGCGGGGGCCACTCCCTCAACCTCTACGTGGTCCCCCGGTGCCGGATGGAGCGCGGGGCCTCCAGGGTGACCGGCCTCAGGGTCCGCGGGCGGAGACTGTACCTCCGTCGCCGACCGGTCCCCACCAACTCCCTGCGGGAGGTCCTGGTCTCCTTCATCGCTTTCCTCCGGATGCTCGGGCGCCCGCTGGTCCTCGGCCACAACATCCGCCGCTTCGACTGCCCGCTGCTGGCCCGCGCCCTCGACCAGCTGGGCCTCGGGGCGCAGTTCCGGTCGGCGGTCTCGGGGTGCGTGGACACCCTGCCGCTGGCCCGGGAGACGCTGAGGGGCCGCGGCCTGCGGAGCTTCCGGCAGACGGACCTGGTGCGGGAGCTGCTGGGCGCGGACTACCAGGCCCACGACGCGCTGCAGGACGTGCGGGCGCTGCAGGCGCTGTATGGCGAGCTCCGGCCCGCGGCCGAGTCCATCCGCAGGCACGGGTTCACCCTGGACACCATGGGGGACAAGCCGGCCCCTGGGTGCAAAGCGCCCCGGGGACAGCGCCCCCTGTGGGAGAGCGCAGGGCCGGCGGTGAAGGTCAACGACGGCGAAGATGACGCGGCGGGACGCGCGAGAACCTCGGGAGAAGGCAACGAAAAGGGAAGATGAGGGACGTGTGCAGAGACATCAGGACACATTGTCAATGTGGAGTTTTCATTCCGCTTCAGTTTTTTTGATCATTCCAAAAAAAACCGATATGTACTTTCATTGTTGATTTTAACGCACAATGGCGGAGTGTCAGTTTTATTTATGGGAACGTAATGGGTggttaaagctttttttcctaATCTTCACCAGTTATTTGTGCAACAACAAACAGGCGTGATGAGTCTGAGGCtcaaattgtttttcttcagtcaAGTTTGCACAAAATGTGAGAAATAGTGATGGCTGTCTGAAATTGGCGGACGAAATGCGTTTTTTATTTACTGGGGATACGTTATGCACTTTTAagtttcaataaataaatcgaATAAACGTGATGTATTGTTGCAGCGTGTCTCACATGATGTACTTAAGTTTCTTGATATTGATTCATTCTTCATACGATAGGATTTCACCTCAGACACACgttaatgttcaaatattacGACACCAACGAGTAAAGGAACAAGTCTTTAttgaacaaaatgaatgaatgttctACAATTTCAGGTAGTCGGGAGGATGAATTTGAGGTAATTGGGATTCGATTACTTAAACTGTAAGCTTAACTCATTTAATGAACTTTCACTTTTTAACAGTTTCAGCAACAACAAACGAGGTCATGCAGTAGAagcattcatccattcacatctACTCACTGGAAAGCAAGCAGTATTTAAAGATAACCTAGAAAACaataagcgcacacacacacactattcttTTTAATAATACCAAGAAGAAAATTTCCCTCAAGATTGACTGAATTCATATTGACCCTGAAACCGACTGGATTATTGGCACCATGCTGAAATGATCTAGTGACAATTCTAGTTGTCTTCTTTATTAACGTCACGTATCGATGAATCAGAACAAACTAAACATGCAAAgtctaaaatatttaaaatacgCTGGAACACAGACGTTGGTTCCTTGCTTCGAAGTCTAAAAAGTTAGAACCAGTCAGTCAGCATTCCTGACTCTGCTTGTCGTAACTGACTGTAAAGTTCCCACATGCGCTGGTAACCGCTAGCAACGGGGCTTCGGCTCACCGCTCTGACTCACACATGCAGACCTCGTGGCCTCGTGGCCTCGCTCCAGCATTCCCTGCTCACTGCACACCACTGCAGGTAAAAAACTGTTAAAATCACCAGTGGAAAACTGCTGGATTAAAAGCTTAGGAAAGCTgcttggggagggagggggcgggggggctacAGAAGGCAGCAGGCTCGGAACATGGTCATCCCCGACTTGGAGGCGGCGTGCAGGGAGACGCTCTCGTTGGCCGAGACGAACAGCACGCTGCCCCGCCCCAGCGGGATGTCGGAGTGGGCGGCGGCGGAGGTCGCCGTGGCGTCGCCCTCGGTGACCAGGAGGATGCTGGCGCTGTCCACCGCGGCGACGGTGTACTGCTTCACCGAGGCCGGGACCTGGGGtcaggaggaaggggggggggggacgtacgTTTACACACGTCTTCTGTTGTCTCCGCGCGTCATCGTCTGCACCCGGCGGCGGCTCTCCTACCTGAATCCTCATGACGGCGAAGTCCGGCACCGGGGGGTCGTACAGCGACACGCAGGGGTCCGAAGCGTCCTGCACGCACGGGAAGATTTTGGAGGCGGCGGGGGCCGGGCTGTAGTTCAGCATGTCGCACAGCGTGTTCACGTCGATGTACTTGGGCGTGAGGCCGGCCCGCACCGTGTTGTCGGAGCACGCCATGCACTCGATGCAGTCTGCGCCgaccaatgaaatgaaaaggggcGGAAATCAATTCTCCATTACTCAGTGGCAGTGTTGGATACAGCTGAGGTCAGCCGGAGCATTAAAGGAGCCATTTTCTTTACGTTTTACACGAATGAATGCAGCCTCTGCTCCTCTTTACACAGCTGTTTAAAGAAATGactgaataaatacattgaatacATTGCCCACAGACCTCCGTGAAGGTAAGCGTGCGGCTCGTTGGCCCCCAGGAACATGGCCTGTCCCGGCTCCAGGACCATGTGGTTGAGGAAGAAGATGGCGAAGCAGCCGATGTCTCCGGGGTACTGGGAGTGGAGGCGGAGCAGCAGGTCGCCGTGGCTGCTCGCCGTGTCCTTCCCGGCTGCGCCTGCACGGGTCACATGGGTCACATGATCGGGTGTCAACAGAGCGGAGCAGAGCTGACTTTTCTTCTTGTCCGTTTAAAATCCTTCTTGATTCCTCGCTCTTTAAACACATCACAGACCACGGCGCTCACTAGATCACATTAAAGAGCGTTGCCTACATGCACCaaacctcctcctcaccctcctcgcTGACCCTCTTCACCAGCATGTTGAGCTGGTCCACGAACACCTTCTTCTCGCAGTTCATCATCCTGGTGAAGCACTTCTTCAGCGCCTGGGCGGCGCGAgccgcgtctcctcctccgccgccgcggCGCAGCTCCTCCGCCGCCTCGTTTCCCACCAGAGCGCGGAACTCCGGCACAGCTGGTGGACGCAAGGGGCGGGAGTTACtgacgcgtcccccccccccccaacgcgtGCAAAACATCCGTACGTGAGGTTCCCGCATTGAAATAACGGGTTccctttctcccctttttttgggACTCACTTTCAAGGAAGCCCAGGATCTCCTCCACGGGTCTGAAGCCGCAGAGGCCCTGGAAGCGGGTGAGAGCGATGGCCATCTCCGGCTTGTGGTTGTCGTCTGGGTAGTGCTCCGGAAATTGGTCGTGGAGGCGAGCAGCCAGCTCCTGACCCGAAAGGAAAGAGGGTTGAATACGATGCTCCCAACCAGGTACAGCAACTTTACCGAATAATGAGTACGGGTGGTAAGTGATCACATGGACGTTTAAACCGGTAGTGTAGTAGTGGCTACTTTTATATCACGTTTTGTTTTGCAATCGTGGCGGTGATCTTCTTCCCGTCCGCTCAGCGCAACGGCGCTACACAAATGGCGCAACAAGCAACGAGCAAGTGTTtatcgttgttgttttttccccaaaagcAGCCACGTGTGTGCGGTTTCATTCCATAATTATGTAACGCCTTTTattgatttgggttttttttgtgacagAGGTTTCCTCCGCTAGTCTTTCAAcatcagcaaatgtaattgtaggtaaatctgtgagcgaaGTTGTGAAGACGAGACGAGTCTCGGATCCATTTCCtcaggaagtccacttccacgtTGATTGCGCATTTCCGgttattgtgaaaaaggtctattacccacaatgcaacgccaCCATCGGCAGTTCACTGGACGTTTCGGGTGTGCTTTCAGTGTATCCAGATCAACAGTTAAATACTAATAATACCTGTTCACATTCTGAGgatattgatgtgtgtgtgtgtgtgtactcactcGGTTGGGGTGGGCCTGTATGGACAAGGCGGTGTTGACCGACAGCACCTTGAAGAGGAAGGGCAGCTGACCCTGGAAGGTGTCTTTGACCTTGGAGCCCAGGCAGCCGGGGAAGTGGGCGATCCACTCGCCCAGCGTGGTCTGTGCGATGCGGTTGTCTTTGATCTGGGCGTCGCCTTTTGGGTGGGCGCCCAtccacagctggaggagcaggcgcACGCGGGCGTCGGGTTAGTCGAGCTACACAGTTGGGGGCTGTGACTTGGGAGGTTTGATTGTGGTTCTAGCTCGGAATAAAAGTGGGACACTGAATGTGAAGCgtaaaaaacaaatcccaaatAAAAGCATGAATCAAACTTAATTCTTTGTTAAAAGGGACTCGGAGTAAAAGGAGCTTGATAAACATCTTGCGTAATAATCGGGAATGATAAGACCAACACGATAAGATAAGCCTCATATTGTGATAGATGGATTTAAACACCGATACCACCATTGTGACTATTGGCATGAACTCTTAACAGGGGCGACCGCGGCATGTGGCGGTTTGTAAAGAA
It contains:
- the LOC119195630 gene encoding uncharacterized protein LOC119195630 — its product is MYFFYSFCSSKPKEELVRFVSRGTHLVTHPVTHLVNKKRAEKRPGHQLITSMQSEVSSAGSILTSPMSDNGSIVFLNLETTGIKTNVCDIIQLSAVCGKRVFNAYILPTWEMPEDAEQVTGFTVSDGALFHNGVPMSTVPLAEALASFLDFLRSFGGPVRLAAHNAKCFDARVLTRELQRLELLPQFEQVVSGFVDTLPLARRLRPGLGKTGYNLNNLVHLFLEKSYDAQNAEAKATVLQELFNNWAPSAQDVDASCVLLTTDLD
- the plex9.2 gene encoding uncharacterized protein plex9.2, giving the protein MQESLVFFDLETTGLGRDCEIVQLAAVSGGHSLNLYVVPRCRMERGASRVTGLRVRGRRLYLRRRPVPTNSLREVLVSFIAFLRMLGRPLVLGHNIRRFDCPLLARALDQLGLGAQFRSAVSGCVDTLPLARETLRGRGLRSFRQTDLVRELLGADYQAHDALQDVRALQALYGELRPAAESIRRHGFTLDTMGDKPAPGCKAPRGQRPLWESAGPAVKVNDGEDDAAGRARTSGEGNEKGR
- the mpi gene encoding mannose-6-phosphate isomerase isoform X2, with protein sequence MDSEVARLVVGGDPVAVVEEGMPYAELWMGAHPKGDAQIKDNRIAQTTLGEWIAHFPGCLGSKVKDTFQGQLPFLFKVLSVNTALSIQAHPNRELAARLHDQFPEHYPDDNHKPEMAIALTRFQGLCGFRPVEEILGFLETVPEFRALVGNEAAEELRRGGGGGDAARAAQALKKCFTRMMNCEKKVFVDQLNMLVKRVSEEGAAGKDTASSHGDLLLRLHSQYPGDIGCFAIFFLNHMVLEPGQAMFLGANEPHAYLHGDCIECMACSDNTVRAGLTPKYIDVNTLCDMLNYSPAPAASKIFPCVQDASDPCVSLYDPPVPDFAVMRIQVPASVKQYTVAAVDSASILLVTEGDATATSAAAHSDIPLGRGSVLFVSANESVSLHAASKSGMTMFRACCLL
- the mpi gene encoding mannose-6-phosphate isomerase isoform X1; the encoded protein is MEEVRVFPLTCAVQNYAWGKVGMDSEVARLVVGGDPVAVVEEGMPYAELWMGAHPKGDAQIKDNRIAQTTLGEWIAHFPGCLGSKVKDTFQGQLPFLFKVLSVNTALSIQAHPNRELAARLHDQFPEHYPDDNHKPEMAIALTRFQGLCGFRPVEEILGFLETVPEFRALVGNEAAEELRRGGGGGDAARAAQALKKCFTRMMNCEKKVFVDQLNMLVKRVSEEGAAGKDTASSHGDLLLRLHSQYPGDIGCFAIFFLNHMVLEPGQAMFLGANEPHAYLHGDCIECMACSDNTVRAGLTPKYIDVNTLCDMLNYSPAPAASKIFPCVQDASDPCVSLYDPPVPDFAVMRIQVPASVKQYTVAAVDSASILLVTEGDATATSAAAHSDIPLGRGSVLFVSANESVSLHAASKSGMTMFRACCLL